A genomic region of Magnolia sinica isolate HGM2019 chromosome 6, MsV1, whole genome shotgun sequence contains the following coding sequences:
- the LOC131249014 gene encoding pentatricopeptide repeat-containing protein At3g22470, mitochondrial-like — MSSRRAAAAAAQKGKTLSSPASIEITISALDSKITENKIPTPTQFNHLVNDLFNSIRAGAFVRLEDAAGLFNRMVRTQPLPSIQTFNRLLTTIAKMKHYSTVISFHREMNWLGIPSNICTWSILLNCYCRLNGIGSGFAILSDILKRGHEPDVVTLATFIKGFCMEGRIGEASSFFLKTVEMGYPYNVVSFGILIDGLCKSGNNGMALGLLRKMEKEAGKCSPNLIVYTTIIDSLCKDGLTREALNLFSEMVGKGILPNVFTYSSLIHGLCNLGQWKEAMSLFEEMSNRGISPDVTTFTILVNALCIEGMVKEAHELLELMTQRGVVPNVITYNALMNGYCFIGQMDAALKIFDYMVCKGHKPSVVTYSMLINGYCKKQMVDEAMWLFREMPCKGLKPNVVTYNTLIGGLYRVWRIVAAQELFNEMKAHGQCPNLITYTILMDGLCKSERPVEAMKLLNDMQIRGIQPNNKVMDVLINGMCEARELKYAKELFSWASTMGLGNDVRTYNTLINGLCKEGLLEEANGLFLQMEEKGFQPDSFTFNALIRGFLQKNETLKAMQLLGEMAKRHFSVDASTATMLVGLLADDVKGQEYLGMLHKFVP; from the coding sequence ATGTCGTCGAGAAGAGCTGCCGCTGCCGCTGCTCAAAAGGGTAAAACTCTCTCCTCTCCAGCTTCTATTGAAATTACCATTTctgcccttgattctaaaatcACAGAGAACAAGATCCCGACTCCAACCCAATTCAACCATTTGGTGAATGATCTATTCAATTCGATTCGAGCCGGTGCTTTTGTGAGGTTAGAGGATGCAGCGGGCCTCTTCAATCGTATGGTCCGCACGCAGCCGCTGCCTTCAATCCAGACCTTTAATCGCCTGTTAACTACTATTGCTAAAATGAAACACTATTCGACCGTGATTTCTTTTCATCGGGAGATGAATTGGTTAGGGATCCCATCCAATATCTGTACATGGAGCATTCTTCTCAATTGTTACTGCCGCTTGAATGGCATCGGTTCTGGTTTTGCTATTCTCAGCGACATCCTGAAACGTGGCCATGAGCCTGATGTCGTGACTCTGGCTACCTTTATTAAGGGGTTTTGTATGGAAGGGCGGATTGGGGAAGCGAGTAGTTTCTTTCTGAAGACGGTAGAAATGGGATATCCTTATAATGTGGTGTCGTTTGGGATACTAATTGACGGTCTTTGCAAGTCGGGGAACAACGGAATGGCTCTTGGGTTGCTTCGGAAAATGGAGAAGGAAGCGGGTAAATGTAGTCCTAACCTTATTGTTTATACCACAATCATTGACAGTCTATGCAAAGATGGGCTCACAAGGGAGGCGCTTAACCTCTTCTCAGAAATGGTTGGTAAAGGGATTCTGCCGAATGTTTTCACTTATAGTTCTTTAATTCATGGACTATGCAATTTAGGGCAGTGGAAAGAAGCAATGAGTTTGTTCGAGGAAATGTCAAATCGAGGAATCTCGCCTGATGTCACAACTTTCACCATACTGGTAAATGCTCTTTGCATAGAAGGAATGGTTAAAGAAGCCCATGAATTACTAGAATTGATGACTCAGAGAGGTGTGGTGCCTAATGTAATCACATACAATGCATTGATGAATGGCTACTGTTttattggccaaatggatgctgccTTAAAGATATTTGATTACATGGTCTGTAAAGGTCATAAGCCTAGTGTCGTGACTTATAGCATGTTAATCAACGGCTATTGCAAGAAGCAGATGGTAGACGAGGCTATGTGGCTTTTCCGAGAAATGCCTTGCAAGGGATTGAAGCCCAATGTTGTTACTTACAACACTCTTATAGGTGGGCTATACCGGGTATGGAGAATTGTGGCTGCACAAGAGCTCTTCAATGAGATGAAAGCTCATGGACAATGTCCGAATCTCATCACAtacaccattttgatggatgggCTATGTAAAAGTGAGCGTCCTGTCGAGGCAATGAAACTACTTAATGATATGCAAATTAGAGGAATTCAACCAAATAATAAAGTTATGGATGTCCTTATTAATGGGATGTGCGAAGCTAGGGAACTTAAATATGCAAAGGAGCTTTTCAGTTGGGCCTCCACCATGGGCTTGGGGAATGATGTTAGGACATATAACACATTAATCAATGGGCTCTGTAAAGAAGGGCTTTTGGAGGAAGCTAATGGATTGTTCTTGCAAATGGAAGAGAAGGGTTTCCAACCAGACAGTTTCACCTTCAATGCTTTAATTAGGGGCTTTCTACAAAAGAATGAGACCCTCAAGGCAATGCAACTTCTTGGGGAAATGGCTAAAAGACATTTTTCTGTGGATGCATCCACCGCAACTATGTTAGTAGGCTTGCTCGCAGATGACGTAAAAGGTCAAGAATACCTGGGAATGCTTCATAAATTTGTACCCTAG